The genomic DNA GCAGGGGGTATGCACGACAGTCATCCAGAAGTCCCCTTAAAGGATATTTTTTATTAACAGGCATAAGATAACTCCTGAGCGAATCTTCTGCAGCATTTAATGAAACAGCAAGATTGGTCTTTGTTTCTTTACCAAGTCTTTCCATCATTGGTATTATCCCTGCTGTTGAAACAGTTACCCTCCTTGTGGCAAATGCGAAGCCTTTTGGCTCGGTTAAAATGTTTAAAAATTTTATCACCTCGCTATAATTTAAAAGAGGTTCGCCCATGCCCATCAAAACTACATTTGTAATCTTTTGACCATCCGCTAGTAGTGATTTGCATGCAAACACCTGTTTAGACATTTCAGATACCTTAAGGTTTCTTGTAAAACCCATTTTGCCTGTCAGACAGAATCTGCAAGTCAGGCTGCATCCAACCTGTGTTGAAACACATAGGGTAAGTCTTTTTTCTTCAGGTATAAGGACACACTCAATAAAGTTTCCATCATGAAGTTTTAAGAGGACTTTTCGTGTGCCGTCAAAGGAAACCTCTGTTGCAGCAATTTCAGGAATGCTTATGTAAAACTCATTTTTGACCTTTTCCCTTAATCCCTTTGAAATATCTGTCATCTCATCAAAAGAGGTAATGCCTCTGGAATAAATCCATGCAATTATCTGCCTTGCATGAAATGGTTTTTCTCCTGCTGCAAGAAGATGTTTCTCAATATCTTTTAGTGTAAGGTCTAAAATGTTTTGCATTTAAAAAGATGAAAGGCAAGTAGTAATGAGCAAAGGGACAAAGGCTGTGTGTAATATATCACGCTTCCAACTTGGCAATAAACCAATATACACCGCCGAGAACAGCAACAGCAGCAATCAGGGTCAGTTGTGCCTCAATCGCCTCTCCCTTGAGTGTTGTGATAAGAATCTTTCTTATAACAGATACTAATGCAACGCTTATAAAGACCTTTATTGCAAACTTCCCGCCCTTTAGGTGTTTTATTTCAGTATTCAGAAGTTCAATGACAACCCATAAAACAAGCAGGGAACCCAAGGTGCTTAACAGCCCCTTTTCTATATCACCTTCAAATATATGGCTTACATCATAGACAAAGAGACCCATAACCATTACAGACATTAGTATGAGTCCTATGAGTAATAGGAGGTTCAGTCCGTGTGTAAATCTCTTTGCAATCTGAACCATGTAAGATTCTAGTTTTTGGGAGATAAAATAATTTCTAAGTTCACCCTCAACGAATGAACTTGTCATTATATCAAGGTTTATATCAATTATCTTTGTAAAGGAATTTGCAATCTCCCTTCTTTCTGATTCATCTCTATATTCCTTTCTCAATATATCAAGGCAAAAGATTCTGACAAAGTTCATCGCAGCATTGACATAATGCGGTTTGAGACCTATCTTTACATGGGCATAACCTATCTTTTCCAGTCCGAGAAGGTAACCTTCTTCATAATCCCCTGAAAACAGGTTTGCATACCATTCCTTAAGGGAATGCTGATGCCGTTTTACAACCAATTCATCTTTAAGAAAATGGGGTGTTTCTTCAAAGTCCCTTATGTGTTCATAAAACTTTACAGGAAACTCATCCGTATATTTCATCATTACCGGCGCAATATGCGTAAGGTTCTTTTCATCCCTCTCAAAGAAGTTGTAATGTTTTTTTATATCCCTGATGGATTCCATATTCTATCCGCATATCTCCAATGAATTAAAAAAATAGCCTATTTCAAACACTGCTGTTTCAGGCGCATCAGAACCGTGAACTATATTTGATTCAATAGAATCCGCATAATCCCTTCTGATAGTGCCGGGCATAGCATCTTTAGGATTTGTAGCACCCATTAAGTCCCTGTTCTTTTTTATGACATCCACACCTTCCAGCGCCATTACAACAACAGGTCCCGAAGACATGAATGTTGTAAGGCTGTCAAAGAACGGTCTTGCCCTATGGACTGCATAAAAGCCCTCTGCCTCTTTTTTTGAAAGGCAGAGCATCTTTATTGCTGCAACCTTTATATTATTCTTTTCAAATCTTGAGATTATCTCACCGATAAGCCCCTTTTTTACACCATCAGGCTTGATAATAGACAAAGTCCTTTCCATTCATACCTCCGCATTCAATGAATTTCTGTTTTACACTTTGGACATATAAATCTATTTTCAATAGCCATATCATAAATAAAACCGGGCAGGAGGAAAAAAAACCATAAAAATATTCTAAGCACTATCTGTTTCGGTTGTGAAGAAAACCTCTTTGGCTTTCCCTCAAAACTGCATTCAGGGCATTTAATCCAATTTTTATCCATAGAAGAAATATACTGGCAGCCTGCCAGCAATCTAAATCCCTCAAGTGCCTCCAAAACCTACTGTTATTTTATTATCCTCAACAATGACAGGCACATCCCGTTTTCCCTTTGAATATACCAGCATCTCTTTCATGGCATTTTCATCTGCCTTTACATTGAAGTATTTAACATCAAATCCTCTTTTTGCATAATCCTCACGGGCTGCATTTGTGTATGGTCAGGTATCTTTCCCAAAGATGAGAACATTTTCTG from Deltaproteobacteria bacterium includes the following:
- the rlmN gene encoding 23S rRNA (adenine(2503)-C(2))-methyltransferase RlmN, encoding MQNILDLTLKDIEKHLLAAGEKPFHARQIIAWIYSRGITSFDEMTDISKGLREKVKNEFYISIPEIAATEVSFDGTRKVLLKLHDGNFIECVLIPEEKRLTLCVSTQVGCSLTCRFCLTGKMGFTRNLKVSEMSKQVFACKSLLADGQKITNVVLMGMGEPLLNYSEVIKFLNILTEPKGFAFATRRVTVSTAGIIPMMERLGKETKTNLAVSLNAAEDSLRSYLMPVNKKYPLRGLLDDCRAYPLQKNRRITFEYVLIKGINDSSSDAKMLIELLQGIPCKINLIPFNPFHDSCFERPADAVVSKFQEILLNSRYTAFIRQSKGRDISAACGQLKGRIHPAS
- a CDS encoding phosphate-starvation-inducible PsiE family protein, encoding MESIRDIKKHYNFFERDEKNLTHIAPVMMKYTDEFPVKFYEHIRDFEETPHFLKDELVVKRHQHSLKEWYANLFSGDYEEGYLLGLEKIGYAHVKIGLKPHYVNAAMNFVRIFCLDILRKEYRDESERREIANSFTKIIDINLDIMTSSFVEGELRNYFISQKLESYMVQIAKRFTHGLNLLLLIGLILMSVMVMGLFVYDVSHIFEGDIEKGLLSTLGSLLVLWVVIELLNTEIKHLKGGKFAIKVFISVALVSVIRKILITTLKGEAIEAQLTLIAAVAVLGGVYWFIAKLEA
- the ndk gene encoding nucleoside-diphosphate kinase; the encoded protein is MERTLSIIKPDGVKKGLIGEIISRFEKNNIKVAAIKMLCLSKKEAEGFYAVHRARPFFDSLTTFMSSGPVVVMALEGVDVIKKNRDLMGATNPKDAMPGTIRRDYADSIESNIVHGSDAPETAVFEIGYFFNSLEICG
- a CDS encoding glutaredoxin family protein, yielding MPENVLIFGKDTUPYTNAAREDYAKRGFDVKYFNVKADENAMKEMLVYSKGKRDVPVIVEDNKITVGFGGT